The Planococcus halocryophilus nucleotide sequence GGCAGTGGGGCTGATGTACTAATTCAATCTTTGAAAAATCAAGGAGTAGAAATCATTTTCGGATATCCCGGTGGCGCGGTGCTACCAATTTATGATGCCTTGCACCAAAATCCGATACGTCACATATTGGCGAGACATGAACAAGGTGCTATCCATGCAGCTGAGGGATATGCAAGAGTATCCGGTAAAACAGGTGTTGTACTTGCTACATCGGGACCGGGAGCAACGAATTTGGTTACAGGTATAGCGGATGCCATGCTGGATTCCTTACCATTAGTTATTTTTACAGGACAAGTTGCAACTTCAGTAATTGGAACAGATGCATTTCAAGAAGCAGACATCATCGGAATCACTCAGCCGATTACAAAGCATAACTACCAAGTGAAAAAAGTTTCGGATCTACCAAGAATCGTGAAGGAAGCATTTTACATCGCTTCTACCGGACGTCCGGGGCCGGTTCTAGTAGACATCCCTAAAAATATTGCGACAGAACTATTTTTATCTACTAAAGAGGAAGAAGAAGTAAACTTACCGGGTTATCAACCAACAACCAACCCGAACTTTCTGCAAATCCAGAAAGCTGCACAGCTATTATCACAATCGAAAAAGCCGTTAATTTTAGCAGGTGCAGGTGTGCTAGCGGCCAAAGCAACCGAAGAGCTAAAAACCTTTTCTGAGCGTCATCAAATTCCAATTACCAATACACTACTCGGATTGGGCAGTATCGCTGGCGAACACGAACTATTCCTAGGAATGGCCGGCATGCATGGAACTTATACAGCAAACACAGCAATTTGTGATTGTGATGTGCTGCTAAATATCGGTGCTCGGTTTGATGACCGATTAACTGGAAATTTAGCTCACTTTGCACCGAATGCTCAAGTAATTCATATCGATATCGATCCAGCAGAAATTGGCAAAAATGTACCAACAGCAATTCCGATTGTTGCAGATGCGAAAGAAGCATTGATTCAATTGTTAAATCAACCATTTGAAAGCCCTAATATAACAGAGTGGATAGCAAAATTATCCGGCGATAAAGTGGAATACCCACTTCAGTATCATGTGAAGGGCCGAGAAGGCATTCTTCCTCAACAAGCGGTTGAATTGATCCATCGTTTGACCAAGGGCGATGCTGTTGTAACGACGGATGTCGGGCAGCACCAAATGTGGGCGGCGCAATATTACCGATTTAACAATCCACATAACTGGGTAACTTCAGGGGGCTTAGGCACAATGGGCTTTGGTTTTCCAGCAGCAATTGGTGCCCAACTGGCAAAACCAGATGAAAAGGTTATTTCCATTGTAGGAGATGCTGGTTTCCAAATGACGTTGCAAGAATTGTCGCTGCTTCAAGAGCTACGCCTTCCGGTAAAAATTGTTATCTTAAACAATCAAAGTCTAGGAATGGTAAGACAATGGCAAGAGACATTTTATGAGTCGCGTTATTCTCAGTCATTAATGCCTGTTCAACCTGATTTTGTTAAATTGGCAGAAGCTTATAACGTTAAAGGTTATAAAGTAGAAACGATGGAAGAAGCAGAAGCTGTTTTTGCAGAAGCATTTAATTCAAACGAGCCGGTTTTGATCGATTGTCGTGTGGTGCAATTGGAATGTGTGTATCCAATGGTTGCGCCTGGTAAAGGCTTGAATGAAATGATCGGAGTGAAAGGCGAATGAAACGAGTCATTACAACAACGGTGATCAATCAAAGCGGGGTGTTGAACCGAGTTACAGGATTACTGATGAAGCGACAGTTCAACATCGAAAGTATCTCGGTAGGTCACACAGAGCAACCAGGAATGTCTAAAATGACTTTTGTCGTTAATGTAGAAGATAAAGGCAAATTGGAACAATTATTAAAACAATTACAAAAGCAAATTGATGTAATTAAAGTAAACGATATTACGGATAAAGCAATGGTGATGAGAGAGTTAGCGCTGGTTAAAGTGGTTGTCCCACCAGCAGTGCGAAGTGA carries:
- the ilvB gene encoding biosynthetic-type acetolactate synthase large subunit — its product is MGVDVKVREEVKQELTGSGADVLIQSLKNQGVEIIFGYPGGAVLPIYDALHQNPIRHILARHEQGAIHAAEGYARVSGKTGVVLATSGPGATNLVTGIADAMLDSLPLVIFTGQVATSVIGTDAFQEADIIGITQPITKHNYQVKKVSDLPRIVKEAFYIASTGRPGPVLVDIPKNIATELFLSTKEEEEVNLPGYQPTTNPNFLQIQKAAQLLSQSKKPLILAGAGVLAAKATEELKTFSERHQIPITNTLLGLGSIAGEHELFLGMAGMHGTYTANTAICDCDVLLNIGARFDDRLTGNLAHFAPNAQVIHIDIDPAEIGKNVPTAIPIVADAKEALIQLLNQPFESPNITEWIAKLSGDKVEYPLQYHVKGREGILPQQAVELIHRLTKGDAVVTTDVGQHQMWAAQYYRFNNPHNWVTSGGLGTMGFGFPAAIGAQLAKPDEKVISIVGDAGFQMTLQELSLLQELRLPVKIVILNNQSLGMVRQWQETFYESRYSQSLMPVQPDFVKLAEAYNVKGYKVETMEEAEAVFAEAFNSNEPVLIDCRVVQLECVYPMVAPGKGLNEMIGVKGE
- the ilvN gene encoding acetolactate synthase small subunit codes for the protein MKRVITTTVINQSGVLNRVTGLLMKRQFNIESISVGHTEQPGMSKMTFVVNVEDKGKLEQLLKQLQKQIDVIKVNDITDKAMVMRELALVKVVVPPAVRSEVLSIVEPFRATVVDMSKNVTTFQVTGDPEKIEAFIDLMRPYGVKELTRTGVSAFVRETQKTQVPQLNIL